In the genome of Helicovermis profundi, the window ATGGCAAGTACGCCAAGTGCAAAAGCAATTTCAAAGAAAATATTCGGTTAAGGTGATATAAATGACAATAAAAACATCTAAAATTACATTAATCGGTATATATATAGCAATAGCACTAGTATTAAATATTTTTGAAAATTTTTTACCTACAAGAGTGTTGATTCCAGGTGCAAAATTAGGGCTTGCCAATATCATTACAATGATTTCTTTAATGACGCTATCAAAAAAAGAAACTTTAGTAGTAATTGTTATTAGAGTTACCTTAGGTTCTATTTTTGGCGGAGGCTTATCTGGATTTTTATATAGTTTTTCTGGAGCGGTAATTAGCTTTTCTTTTATGATTTTAGTAATAATGATATTCAAAAATAGAATATCTTTAATTGGAATTAGTGTTACTGGAGCCTTTTTTCACGGTGTTGGTCAAGTTTTAATGGCGGCTATTATTATTCAAAACACTAGAATATTTGTGTATCTTCCTACTCTACTATTAGCATCAATTGCAACTGGTATTTTTATAGGATACGTTTCAATATTTTTTCTAAATAGACTCAAGTATATTGAAAATATTAGCATTTATTCAAAATACTACGATGTATATTTTTAGTTAGATTAACTTAAATTAAAGTTTGATTAGAACGTAATTAACTTACTCTTAAATGGGTTTTTTAATGGATAGAGTTAAGATATACTTTAATTATAGTAATATAATTAGTGAGAGGAGATATTATGGATAAAAAATTATATAAATCACAAAATGATAAAGTTATTTCAGGTGTTTGTGGTGGAATTGCAGAATATTTTTCAGTTGATGCTGTTATTGTAAGATTAATTTGGCTTTTTACAATAATTTTCGGGGGTGTTGGTGTTACAGCGTACATTATATGTTCTATTTTTATTCCTAAGAGAAAAAATGGAATTGATCTCGTTAAACATAAAAAACCTCATTTTGAGAATAATAATGGTGGATCGTATTTTGGATTTGGACTTGTTCTATTAGGAGGTTATTTTTTACTAAGTAGAGTGTTCCATTTTACTTGGTTTAGAATGGGAAACCTTTGGCCTATATTTTTAGTAATAGGCGGATTTTACTTAATTTTTAGAGATAAGGATTAATAATGAAGATAAAAAGAAATAAGGAGACTAGAAGAAGGAGAAAAAAATCTAAATTTGGTATATTAATACTTATAATTGGTGTAGTTATTTCAATCGGCAAATATACTTCAATAGATTTAGAGAGTTTATTAAATAATAATAATGGTAAATTTTGGTCATACACAGGTGATGAAAAGCTTGAATTTAAAAATGAAAATGAAATAAAAGATATTAAAGCTAAAATTGAGATAATTAACGGAGATATTACAATTGGTAAAATAAATAGTGAATTATTGAATTCGATTCAGCCAAAACACTTAATGAATAATGAAATCAGTGGAAAAGGTACTAGTAGAAATTTTAATTCTGCAATATATAAAAATTATAGAGATTATTTAAAAAAAATAAGTTTTGATGGATATAACTACAACTATAATTTTAATCCTAAAGTCAATTTGAATATTGAAACTTATGCAGTAGTAGCTGATGGAAAATATGATTTTAGAGATATGATTGTTGATAATGCAACTGTTGTAAGTGCTTTAGGAAATGTTAAAGTTACTTTAAATGAGAATTCTGAAGCAAAAGATATTATAGTTATAAGTTCTTCTTCAAATATTAAACTTATAACTGATAATGAAAGAGGAATAAAGGTAACTTTGATTGGAATCATAAAAGAAAATAACCTTAATGATATTGGCTTTGTTTTGAAAGATGGAAATTATTATTCTAATAATTATGAAAAATCTACTAAAAAAACTGATATTAATATTTTTGTAGGTGTAGGAAGTTTTATAATTAAATATAAATCTGATGCCAAATAAGATTTATCTGACGCCTTAGTGTTCTAATATCCCTACTTCAAAAAAATGGATGATAAAAAACTCTGTCTGAAACTTAGAAATTCATCTATATTTGTTTTATCATAGTAGGCATATTAAAAAATGTTTTTAAATAGAACTTTTGGGTAAATATCTAACATAGTAAACATTGGAGGGATATTTATGCTAAAAGTATTAAATCAAATTGAAATTCCCCCTATGGATAATGACGAGATGTCAAATTATGTTTATGATATTAAAATTTCTTCAGATAGTAGACATCAAGGTTTTATCGAGGGAACAATAAATGAATTCTTGTGGTTTGCAATTGTGCACAATGACAATATGGAGTTTGGGATTAATAGTGAAACTTTAAATAAAGGGAATGGTAAAGTTAGTAGACTTTGTATTTATAAAGATAGTTATGATGTTGAAGGAAACCCATATTTACCATCGCTAAGTATTAAAAGATTGATTTATGCAAATTATCAAAGAGAATGGACAATTTTAAGCTCAAGTTATAGAAAAATGGTTCAAGAATTAGTACGCTACCTAGAAAGAAGATATTCACTTAAAATTGTTAAGTGAAATTACGCACTAAAAAAATGGTTAATTGGTATTCTTGACAACTTTTGAACTAAAATATATAATAAAAGAAATTTTAATAATTATTCGTTGAAAAAGAGGAAGTATTATAATTAAACTTATTTAGAGAAAAAAATCCTAGGCTGAGAGATTTTTAAAGAAATGATTATAAGAAAGTAGCTTTAGAGAAATGATTTAATAAATCGTCGTTTAGCCTGCGTTAAAGGTATTGAGTGCATATGATTTTATATGAACTAGGGTGGTAACGCGTTTAACCTCGTCCCTTTTCTTGGGAGGAGGTTTCTTTGCGCGAAGAAATAAAGCAGTGCGAAAAAAAACAATTAATGGTGAATGTGAGTTCACTCACAAATTCACCATTAATTGTTTTTTTTCATAGGGCAGGATGCCCGCGATTCGAGAAACTACGTTTCGCGAAATGCGCACTGCAAACCATTTAGAGGAAAGCGATTCGAGAAACTACGTTTCGCGAAATGCGCACTGCAAACCATTTAGAGGAAAGCGATTCGAGAAACTACGTTTCGCGAAATGCGCACTGCAAACCATTTAGAGGAAAGCGATTCGAGAAACTACGTTTCGCGAAATGCGCAGTGCAAATCATTTAGAGGAAAGCGATTCGAGAAACTACGTTTCGCGAAATGCGCACTGCAAACCATTTAGAGGAAAGCGATTCGAGAAACGAAGTTTCGCGAGATGCAATGCTGTTAAATAAAAAAGCAATCGAGAAACGTAGTTTCAAGGATTGCAAATTTTTTTAAAAGAAAGCAAGAGAGATGCAGTTTCAAGGATTGCACTTCAAGTATAATGTAAAGCACCGATAAACGAAAACTTTAAATTAATACTTATACAAAAAAATAAAGGAGTAAACTATGAAAGAAATTAAAATGGGGAAAACGTATAATCCTAAAGAATTTGAAGATAGGATATATGAGAAATGGATTAATGAAAAATCTTTTGAAGCAAACGTAAATAAAGAAAAGGAACCATATACAATAGTCCTACCTCCACCAAATATTACAGGTCAGCTTCATATGGGTCATGCTCTTGATCAAACTCTTCAAGATATATTAATAAGATGGAAAAGAATGCAAGGGTATGAAGCTTTATGGCTTCCAGGAACGGATCATGCTTCTATTGCAACTGAAGTAAAAGTTGTTGATAAGATAAGAAAAGAAGAAGGAAAAACAAAAGAGGAAATTGGTAGAGATGAATTTCTTAAAAAAGCATGGATTTGGCGAGATGAATATGGTAGAAAAATAGTAAATCAAATGAAAAAATTGGGTTCTTCTTGTGATTGGTCTAAAGAGCGTTTTACAATGGACGCGGGATGTAACGATGCAGTTACAGAAGTCTTTTTAAAACTATATGAAAAAGGATTAATTTATAAGGGTCATAGACTAATTAATTGGTGCCCGGACTGTGCAACTACACTTTCAGAGGCGGAAGTTGATCATGAAGAGAAACCTGGAAATTTTTATCATATTAAGTATTTTATAAAAGGCAGTGATGATTATTTAGAAATAGCTACAACTAGACCTGAAACTTTACTTGGAGATACTGCAGTTGCGGTTCATCCTGATGATGAAAGATATAAAAAATATATTGGTAAAATGGTAATTCTTCCACTTGTTAATAAAGAGATTCCAGTTATAGGTGATAGTTATGTTGATATTGAACTTGGTACGGGTGCTTTAAAAGTTACTCCAGCTCATGATCCTAATGATTTTGAAATTGGAAAAAGACACAATCTTGAAGAAATTACTATTCTTAATGAAGATGCTTCTATTAATAGTAATGGTGGAATTTATGAAGGCTTAGATAGATATGAATGTAGAAAGAAAATTGTTGAAGACTTAGATGAAGCGGGATATCTTGTTAAAATAGTTAAACATGATCATAACGTTGGGACTTGTTATAGATGTTCTACTGTAATTGAGCCTAGGCTCTCAGAACAATGGTTTGTTGCAATGGAAAAACTTGCAAAACCTGCAATTGAAGCTCTTAAGAAATCCGATTTAGAATTTATTCCGGAAAGATTTTCAAAAACTTATTTACATTGGCTAGAAAATATTAGAGATTGGTGTATATCAAGGCAATTGTGGTGGGGACATAGGATTCCTGCATATTACTGTGAAGATTGCGGAGAGTTAATTGTTTCAAGGGAAAAACCATTAGAATGTACTAAATGTTCTTCAAAAAATATTAAACAAGATGAAGATGTTTTAGATACATGGTTTAGTTCAGCACTTTGGCCTTTTTCAACTTTAGGTTGGCCAAATAAGACTCCAGAATTAGAGTATTTTTATCCAACTAATGTACTTGTAACAGGATATGATATTATTTTCTTTTGGGTTGTAAGAATGGTATTTTCAGGAATCGAACAACTCGGAGAAATTCCTTTTGATAAAGTATTTATACATGGTCTTGTAAGAGCTGCTGATGGAAGAAAAATGAGTAAATCACTAGGCAACGGTGTAGATCCACTTGAAATTATAGATGAATACGGAGCAGATGCTTTAAGATTTATGCTTGCAACGGGCAATAGTCCTGGGAATGATATGAAATTCCAAATTGAAAGAGTTGAGGCGAGTAGAAATTTCGCTAATAAATTATGGAATGCATCAAGATTTGTTATTATGGGTATAGACAATGAAGAACTATCTTTTGACGGAACTGAAGAATTTAACCTTTCTGACAAGTGGATTCTTTCTAGACTCAATACTGTAATTCAAGAATCAACGATTAATCTTGATAAATTTGAACTTGGTGTTGCAGCAAATAAAATATATGAGTTTGTTTGGAATGAATACTGTGATTGGTATATAGAATTGTCTAAAAAAAGAATTTATGGCGAAGATAAAATTGCTAAAGCGACTGTTCAAAAGGTACTTGTTAAGGTATTAAAAGATATTCTTAAATTACTTCATCCTTTTATGCCATATATAACAGAAGAAATTTGGGCAAGTGTTCCATCAAGCAAAGGAAGCATAGTAACGTCGGATTGGCCTTTAGTTAATGAAGATGGTATCGATGAAGTTTCAGAAAAAAGAATGAGTTTAATAATGGATTCAATAAAAAATATAAGAAATGTTCGAGCTGATATGGATGTAATTCCTTCAAGAAAAGCAAAAATATTAATCGTTGCAAAAGATGAAATTGCTAATTTATTAAAAGAAAATGAAGAATACCTAAAAGCATTGGCTTCAGCTTCAGATGTAATTATATCTGAAAAGAACGATGTATCAGATGATGCTGTTGCAGTAGTAATTGAAGGTGGAGAATTATTTCTTCCTCTTGAAGAATTAATTGATTTTAGAAAGGAAATTGAAAGGCTTGAAAAAGAAAAAGAAAAGTTTACTTTAGAAGTTGAAAGAGTAAATAAAAAATTATCAAACCAAGGTTTTGTAGCTAAAGCACCTGAAAAACTTATAGAAACTGAAAAATCTAAAAAAGTAAAATATGAAGAAATGCTTGAAAAAGTTAATGAAAGAATAGAAAGTATGATTTCTAAACAAAATTTGTTGTAAAAATGATATAATACTAGTAAATTAATAATAGTGCATTAT includes:
- a CDS encoding Gx transporter family protein — its product is MTIKTSKITLIGIYIAIALVLNIFENFLPTRVLIPGAKLGLANIITMISLMTLSKKETLVVIVIRVTLGSIFGGGLSGFLYSFSGAVISFSFMILVIMIFKNRISLIGISVTGAFFHGVGQVLMAAIIIQNTRIFVYLPTLLLASIATGIFIGYVSIFFLNRLKYIENISIYSKYYDVYF
- a CDS encoding PspC domain-containing protein; amino-acid sequence: MDKKLYKSQNDKVISGVCGGIAEYFSVDAVIVRLIWLFTIIFGGVGVTAYIICSIFIPKRKNGIDLVKHKKPHFENNNGGSYFGFGLVLLGGYFLLSRVFHFTWFRMGNLWPIFLVIGGFYLIFRDKD
- a CDS encoding valine--tRNA ligase — protein: MKEIKMGKTYNPKEFEDRIYEKWINEKSFEANVNKEKEPYTIVLPPPNITGQLHMGHALDQTLQDILIRWKRMQGYEALWLPGTDHASIATEVKVVDKIRKEEGKTKEEIGRDEFLKKAWIWRDEYGRKIVNQMKKLGSSCDWSKERFTMDAGCNDAVTEVFLKLYEKGLIYKGHRLINWCPDCATTLSEAEVDHEEKPGNFYHIKYFIKGSDDYLEIATTRPETLLGDTAVAVHPDDERYKKYIGKMVILPLVNKEIPVIGDSYVDIELGTGALKVTPAHDPNDFEIGKRHNLEEITILNEDASINSNGGIYEGLDRYECRKKIVEDLDEAGYLVKIVKHDHNVGTCYRCSTVIEPRLSEQWFVAMEKLAKPAIEALKKSDLEFIPERFSKTYLHWLENIRDWCISRQLWWGHRIPAYYCEDCGELIVSREKPLECTKCSSKNIKQDEDVLDTWFSSALWPFSTLGWPNKTPELEYFYPTNVLVTGYDIIFFWVVRMVFSGIEQLGEIPFDKVFIHGLVRAADGRKMSKSLGNGVDPLEIIDEYGADALRFMLATGNSPGNDMKFQIERVEASRNFANKLWNASRFVIMGIDNEELSFDGTEEFNLSDKWILSRLNTVIQESTINLDKFELGVAANKIYEFVWNEYCDWYIELSKKRIYGEDKIAKATVQKVLVKVLKDILKLLHPFMPYITEEIWASVPSSKGSIVTSDWPLVNEDGIDEVSEKRMSLIMDSIKNIRNVRADMDVIPSRKAKILIVAKDEIANLLKENEEYLKALASASDVIISEKNDVSDDAVAVVIEGGELFLPLEELIDFRKEIERLEKEKEKFTLEVERVNKKLSNQGFVAKAPEKLIETEKSKKVKYEEMLEKVNERIESMISKQNLL